A region from the Gossypium hirsutum isolate 1008001.06 chromosome A08, Gossypium_hirsutum_v2.1, whole genome shotgun sequence genome encodes:
- the LOC107926220 gene encoding lysine-rich arabinogalactan protein 19: MKSHRSLSLFVVFIICLLSFSDAYRNFVVLESSVLHGPAQSPNHHGSVARPTMAPTSPPVVEPPKQSSVLPGPSPWPAHSPKHHGHVAGPALAPSSPSPLAEPPKQSSPGPAYSPKHHGPVAGPVLAPTYPPPPHVAEPPKQSSASPAHSPKHHAPTLAPTNPPPPPPKQLSPPLPSTSPQDSTPSPASDLTPAVPPSKSFATSTSSSVIVLAASVLLSMVFSTFVGVF, encoded by the coding sequence ATGAAATCTCATAGATCTCTTAGCCTTTTCGTAGTGTTCATTATTTGTCTCCTCTCTTTCTCTGATGCCTATAGAAACTTCGTTGTTCTTGAATCGTCTGTGTTGCATGGACCAGCACAATCTCCCAATCATCATGGTTCAGTTGCTAGGCCAACCATGGCTCCAACATCACCACCTGTAGTTGAGCCTCCTAAACAATCATCTGTCTTACCTGGACCCTCTCCATGGCCAGCACACTCTCCCAAGCATCATGGCCATGTTGCAGGACCAGCCTTGGCTCCATCATCTCCATCACCTCTAGCTGAACCTCCTAAACAATCATCCCCAGGACCAGCATACTCTCCAAAGCATCATGGTCCGGTTGCAGGGCCAGTTTTGGCTCCTACATATCCACCACCACCACATGTAGCTGAACCTCCTAAACAATCATCTGCATCACCTGCACACTCTCCCAAGCATCATGCTCCAACATTGGCTCCTACAAATCCACCACCACCTCCCCCGAAACAATTATCTCCACCTCTACCGTCAACATCACCCCAAGATTCAACTCCATCCCCGGCCAGCGATCTCACGCCGGCTGTGCCACCTTCCAAGTCATTTGCAACTTCAACTTCTTCAAGTGTGATAGTGTTAGCAGCTAGTGTCTTATTGAGTATGGTATTTAGTACCTTTGTGGGTGTTTTTTAG
- the LOC107926328 gene encoding indole-3-acetic acid-amido synthetase GH3.17, which produces MATNDYESGLKMLEELTTDAQQIQDQLLGEILSKNAETEYLQGFLHGQTDKQLFKKNVPIVTYEHLKPYIDRIANGEASSDLLLVEPLIGFSLSSGTSGGLPKLIPTTAESAHITATFNKLYRSLMIKHFGDINQASKRMELMFAKPDVETPSGLKASAVSTRAFKGSSFKAILPKLYTSPFETIFCPDTKQSMYCQILFGLIQRDEVVMIGSIFASTVVRSIKFLENNWKELCSNIKTGQISEWITDSGCRNAASLMLKPNLELADLIEDVCSCKSWEGIIRKLWPKTKYIGTVCTGAMLQYTAELEFYCGGLPLVSGFYACSEGAVGINLEPLCKPSDVSYTFLPNTVYYEFLSIKEDCVTDSQNQVQLNAMSHHEDTGPVDLVNVKLGQCYEVLVTSSMGLYRYRVGDIIKVTGFHNNTPQFQFVGRQNVALGVDMERTSEADILKAVAEAKALLDPLGLILTEYTSDGDTSSTPGHYVIFWEIKPKEGNNNNKNGKELDPKVMEQCCSKMEDSLHFTYRMYRKENMIAALEIRVVKQGTFESLMEYFVTKGASLSQYKTPICIKSKEALNILDSRVIAKFFSPRTPIQDN; this is translated from the exons ATGGCAACAAATGATTATGAAAGTGGGTTGAAGATGTTGGAGGAACTAACAACAGATGCTCAACAAATCCAAGACCAGTTATTGGGTGAAATACTGAGTAAAAATGCTGAAACTGAGTATTTACAGGGATTCCTCCATGGCCAAACCGACAAGCaactctttaaaaaaaatgtaccCATCGTTACTTACGAACATCTCAAGCCTTATATTGATCGGATAGCTAATGGGGAGGCATCATCTGATCTACTTTTAGTTGAACCCCTCATTGGGTTCTCTTTAAG CTCTGGGACTTCGGGTGGGCTGCCGAAGCTGATACCTACCACGGCTGAAAGTGCTCACATAACGGCGACATTTAATAAGTTGTACCGGTCTTTGATGATAAA GCATTTTGGTGACATAAACCAAGCCAGTAAAAGAATGGAACTTATGTTTGCCAAACCAGATGTCGAAACTCCTTCTGGACTCAAAGCAAGTGCAGTCTCAACACGAGCATTCAAGGGGAGTAGCTTTAAAGCTATTTTACCCAAGCTTTACACTAGCCCTTTTGAGACTATTTTTTGCCCGGACACCAAACAAAGCATGTACTGTCAAATACTTTTTGGCTTAATACAACGTGATGAGGTCGTCATGATTGGTTCAATATTTGCATCTACGGTTGTAAGAAGTATCAAGTTCTTAGAAAATAACTGGAAAGAGCTATGCTCTAATATAAAAACCGGTCAAATAAGTGAATGGATCACTGACTCGGGTTGCAGAAATGCAGCATCATTGATGTTGAAGCCTAATCTAGAATTGGCTGACTTGATAGAAGACGTATGTAGTTGTAAATCATGGGAAGGAATAATCAGAAAGCTATGGCCTAAAACAAAGTACATTGGTACCGTATGTACGGGTGCCATGCTACAATATACTGCAGAACTTGAGTTCTATTGTGGTGGGCTACCATTAGTGTCAGGTTTTTATGCTTGCTCGGAAGGTGCCGTCGGGATCAACTTGGAACCTCTATGTAAACCTTCAGATGTCTCTTACACATTTCTCCCAAATACGGTTTACTATGAATTCCTTTCGATAAAAGAAGACTGTGTTACAGATTCTCAAAACCAGGTTCAGTTAAACGCCATGTCTCATCATGAAGATACCGGACCTGTTGATCTCGTAAACGTGAAGCTTGGTCAATGTTATGAAGTACTTGTCACATCTTCTATGG GATTATATCGATATAGAGTCGGAGACATTATTAAGGTGACCGGTTTTCACAACAATACACCTCAGTTCCAATTTGTTGGGAGGCAAAACGTTGCTCTAGGCGTCGATATGGAAAGAACAAGTGAAGCAGACATCTTAAAGGCAGTGGCAGAAGCAAAGGCACTTCTCGATCCGCTTGGACTCATCTTAACAGAATACACTAGCGACGGTGATACATCTTCTACACCAGGTCACTATGTCATATTCTGGGAGATTAAGCCAAAAGAaggcaacaacaacaacaagaacGGCAAAGAACTTGACCCAAAGGTAATGGAACAATGTTGCTCTAAAATGGAAGATTCATTGCATTTTACATATAGAATGTATAGGAAGGAAAACATGATTGCAGCTTTGGAGATTAGGGTTGTTAAACAAGGAACTTTTGAGTCATTAATGGAATACTTTGTGACCAAAGGAGCTTCTTTGAGCCAATACAAGACACCTATTTGCATCAAATCTAAAGAAGCTTTAAATATATTGGATTCAAGAGTTATAGCCAAGTTTTTCAGCCCAAGAACTCCTATACAAGACAACTAA
- the LOC107926146 gene encoding indole-3-acetic acid-amido synthetase GH3.17, with protein sequence MATNDYESVLKMLEEITTNARQIQEQLLDEILRKNAETEYLQGFLHDQTDKQLFKKNVPIVTYDHIKPYIDRIANGKASSDILLVEPLIGFSLSSGTSGGQPKLIPITAESVNVTAALGNLHLSLMIKHFGDLSQVGKRMELLFAKPDVETPCGLKASAVTTRAFKETSFQAILPKLYTSPYETIFCPGTKQSTYCQLLFGLIQRDEVVVIGSIFAATVLRGIKFIENNWRELCSNIKTGKISDWITDSGCRKAASLILKPNPKLADLLEDICSCKSWEGIVRKLWPRTKYIGTVCTGAMLQFTAELEFYCGGLPLVSGFYACSEGAIAINLEPLSKPSDVSYTVLPNTVYYEFLPIKEDCVTDSQNQVQLHTSRHKDTETVDLVNVKPGQCYEILVTSPTGLYRYRVGDIIKVTGFHNNTPQFQFVGRQNVALGVDMERISEADILKAVAEAKALLEPLGLILTEYTSYGDTSSAPGHYVIFWEIKPKKDNKNKNGKELDPKVMEQCCSKMEDSLHFTYRMYRKENIIAALEIRVVKQGAFEALLDYFVSNGASLSQYKTPICIKTKEALNILDSRVIAKFFSPRTPIQDN encoded by the exons ATGGCAACAAATGATTATGAAAGTGTGTTGAAGATGTTGGAGGAAATAACAACAAATGCTCGACAAATCCAAGAGCAGTTATTGGATGAAATACTGAGAAAAAATGCTGAAACTGAGTATTTACAGGGATTCCTCCATGACCAAACCGACAAGCAACTCTTCAAAAAAAATGTACCCATTGTTACTTACGACCATATCAAGCCTTACATTGATCGTATTGCTAATGGGAAGGCATCATCTGATATACTTTTAGTTGAACCCCTCATTGGGTTCtcattaag CTCCGGGACTTCGGGTGGGCAGCCAAAGCTGATACCTATCACGGCTGAAAGTGTTAACGTAACGGCGGCATTGGGTAACTTGCACCTATCTTTGATGATcaa GCACTTTGGTGACCTAAGCCAAGTTGGTAAAAGAATGGAACTTTTGTTTGCCAAACCAGACGTTGAAACGCCTTGTGGCCTCAAGGCAAGTGCAGTCACAACGAGAGCATTCAAGGAGACTAGCTTTCAAGCCATTTTGCCCAAGCTTTACACTAGCCCTTATGAGACTATCTTTTGCCCGGGCACCAAACAAAGCACGTACTGTCAGTTACTTTTTGGTTTAATACAACGTGATGAGGTCGTGGTGATTGGCTCAATCTTCGCAGCTACGGTTTTAAGAGGTATCAAGTTCATAGAAAATAACTGGCGAGAGCTATGCTCTAATATAAAAACAGGTAAAATAAGTGATTGGATCACCGACTCGGGATGCAGAAAAGCAGCATCATTGATCTTGAAGCCTAATCCCAAATTGGCTGACTTGCTAGAAGACATATGTAGTTGTAAATCATGGGAAGGAATAGTGAGAAAGCTATGGCCTAGAACAAAGTACATTGGTACCGTATGTACAGGTGCCATGCTACAATTTACTGCAGAACTTGAGTTCTATTGTGGTGGGCTACCATTAGTGTCAGGTTTTTATGCTTGCTCGGAAGGTGCCATCGCGATCAACTTAGAACCTCTATCTAAACCTTCAGATGTCTCTTACACAGTCCTCCCCAATACGGTTTACTATGAATTCCTTCCGATCAAAGAAGACTGTGTTACAGATTCTCAAAACCAGGTTCAGTTACACACGTCTCGCCATAAAGATACCGAAACTGTTGATCTTGTAAACGTGAAGCCTGGTCAATGTTATGAAATTCTTGTCACATCTCCTACAG GATTATATCGATATAGAGTCGGAGACATTATTAAGGTGACCGGTTTCCACAACAATACACCTCAGTTCCAATTTGTTGGGAGGCAAAACGTTGCTCTAGGCGTCGATATGGAAAGAATAAGTGAAGCAGACATCTTAAAGGCAGTGGCAGAAGCAAAGGCACTTCTCGAGCCGCTCGGACTCATCTTAACAGAATACACTAGCTACGGTGATACATCTTCAGCACCAGGTCACTATGTCATATTCTGGGAGATTAAGCCAAAAAAAGACAACAAAAACAAGAACGGTAAAGAACTTGACCCAAAGGTAATGGAACAATGTTGCTCTAAAATGGAAGATTCATTGCATTTTACATATAGAATGTATAGGAAGGAAAACATAATTGCAGCTTTGGAGATTAGGGTTGTTAAACAAGGAGCTTTTGAGGCATTACTGGATTACTTTGTGTCCAATGGAGCTTCTTTGAGCCAATACAAGACACCTATTTGCATCAAAACTAAGGAAGCTTTAAATATATTGGATTCAAGAGTTATAGCCAAGTTTTTCAGCCCAAGAACTCCTATACAAGACAACTAA